A single region of the Deefgea piscis genome encodes:
- a CDS encoding UDP-2,3-diacylglucosamine diphosphatase, whose translation MASELRFRSIWISDLHLGTAGCQADYLLDFLKHTESEQLYLVGDIIDGWAMQRSWYWQQSHNDVIQKILRKARKGTQVTYIPGNHDAGARQFIGLLFGDIRIENEVIHTMANGKRFLVIHGDQFDGVIQCARWLAMVGDHAYEITLKLNRWFNHLRARLGFSYWSLSQYLKHKVKKAVHFVDDFEHALANEAKKRGLDGVICGHIHHAEIRTIDGIEYCNDGDWVESLSALVEMPNGELKIIYWQKKYAQAHAEISKLYANNTDHPFITARPSANTNPTTSH comes from the coding sequence ATGGCATCTGAACTGCGTTTTCGTAGCATCTGGATTTCCGACCTGCATTTGGGCACCGCAGGCTGCCAAGCCGATTATCTCTTAGATTTCTTAAAGCACACCGAATCGGAGCAATTATATCTAGTCGGCGACATTATTGACGGCTGGGCAATGCAGCGCAGCTGGTATTGGCAACAAAGCCACAATGATGTGATTCAAAAAATCCTGCGTAAAGCGCGTAAAGGCACCCAAGTCACCTACATCCCCGGCAACCACGACGCCGGTGCACGGCAATTTATCGGCCTGTTATTTGGCGATATCCGCATTGAAAACGAAGTTATTCACACCATGGCCAACGGCAAGCGCTTTTTGGTGATTCATGGCGATCAATTTGATGGCGTTATTCAATGCGCGCGCTGGCTGGCCATGGTGGGCGATCATGCTTACGAAATCACCCTCAAGCTCAATCGCTGGTTCAATCATTTGCGTGCGCGCTTGGGTTTTAGCTACTGGTCTTTATCGCAATACCTGAAACACAAAGTCAAAAAAGCAGTGCATTTTGTTGATGACTTTGAGCACGCACTGGCCAATGAAGCCAAAAAACGCGGCCTAGATGGCGTGATTTGCGGGCATATCCATCATGCCGAAATTCGCACCATCGACGGCATTGAATATTGCAACGATGGCGACTGGGTTGAAAGCCTGAGTGCCTTAGTCGAAATGCCCAATGGCGAACTCAAAATTATCTACTGGCAAAAAAAATACGCCCAAGCGCACGCCGAAATCAGCAAATTATATGCAAACAACACCGATCACCCTTTCATCACCGCACGCCCAAGCGCCAACACCAATCCAACCACGTCTCACTAA
- a CDS encoding DUF411 domain-containing protein, giving the protein MSLKAILSAVLFAPTLALAALPAGTMYKDPYCGCCGEHAKYLRNAGFDIKEVVRQDMQSVKQQYGTDIAQSCHTIVMQGYAIEGHVPANAIRKLLKEKPNAKGITVSGMPATSPGMGDYKVGTIAVEIIGKDGSLKPYGKF; this is encoded by the coding sequence ATGTCTTTAAAAGCAATTTTGAGTGCAGTTTTATTTGCCCCCACCTTGGCGCTAGCCGCTTTGCCAGCAGGCACCATGTATAAAGACCCGTATTGCGGCTGCTGCGGTGAACACGCGAAATATTTGCGTAACGCTGGCTTTGATATTAAAGAAGTAGTGCGTCAAGACATGCAAAGCGTGAAGCAGCAATACGGCACCGATATTGCGCAAAGTTGCCACACGATTGTGATGCAAGGCTATGCGATTGAAGGCCATGTGCCAGCCAATGCGATTCGTAAATTGCTCAAAGAAAAACCCAACGCCAAAGGCATTACAGTGTCGGGCATGCCCGCCACATCACCGGGCATGGGTGACTATAAAGTCGGCACCATTGCGGTCGAAATCATTGGCAAAGACGGCAGTTTAAAGCCTTACGGTAAGTTTTAA
- the putP gene encoding sodium/proline symporter PutP, which produces MANTPTLVTFTVYLVGMLAIGWLGYRATNNLSDYILGGRSLGSFVTALSAGASDMSGWLLMGLPGAIFLVGLSEAWIAVGLLIGAYLNWRFVAARLRAYTEQCGNALTLPDYLSNRFEDKSHMLRIVTAVVILVFFTLYCASGVVAGARLFENMFGLSYETALWVGAAATISYVLIGGFLAVSWTDTIQASLMITALILVPMMVIYSSGGFTAGVEHIAMLSPKHLDVWGSLDAVALISLLAWGLGYFGQPHILVRFMAAESVDVIPQARRISMTWMFLCLLGAVGVGFFGFAYFAQHPTMAAGVNAQPETVFIELAKQLFNPWLAGLFLASILAAVMSTLSCQLLVCSSALTEDIYKSFLRKQASQNELVWFGRAMVLLISLVAIGLASNPNSQVLKMVSYAWAGFGAAFGPVIILSLLWQGMTRNGALAGIVVGALTVLIWKQYAWFGLYEIVPGFVLSTLAVVLVSKLGQPVSAEIRAGFAAVNAIMRQSRDGA; this is translated from the coding sequence ATTGCAAATACACCAACTTTGGTGACATTTACGGTTTATTTGGTGGGCATGCTGGCGATTGGTTGGTTGGGATATCGTGCAACCAATAATTTATCCGATTACATTTTAGGTGGCCGTAGTTTAGGTAGCTTTGTGACGGCGTTGTCTGCTGGCGCGTCAGACATGAGTGGCTGGCTGTTAATGGGTTTGCCTGGGGCCATTTTTTTGGTGGGTTTGTCTGAAGCTTGGATCGCTGTGGGCTTGCTGATTGGAGCGTATTTGAATTGGCGCTTTGTTGCCGCTAGGCTGCGAGCCTATACCGAGCAATGCGGTAATGCATTGACTTTGCCTGACTATCTGAGCAATCGCTTTGAAGATAAAAGCCATATGCTGCGGATTGTGACGGCAGTGGTGATTTTGGTGTTTTTTACGCTGTATTGCGCTTCTGGCGTCGTGGCCGGCGCGCGATTGTTTGAAAATATGTTTGGATTGTCGTACGAGACTGCCTTGTGGGTTGGTGCGGCGGCGACGATTTCGTATGTGTTGATTGGTGGCTTTTTGGCCGTGAGTTGGACCGATACGATTCAAGCCTCGTTAATGATTACTGCCTTGATTTTAGTGCCAATGATGGTGATTTATTCGAGCGGTGGTTTTACGGCGGGTGTGGAGCATATTGCGATGCTGAGTCCTAAGCATTTGGATGTTTGGGGCTCTTTGGATGCGGTGGCGCTGATTTCTTTGCTGGCTTGGGGCTTAGGTTACTTTGGCCAGCCGCATATTTTGGTGCGATTTATGGCAGCAGAGTCGGTGGACGTGATTCCACAAGCGCGCCGTATCAGTATGACGTGGATGTTTTTGTGTTTATTGGGTGCGGTTGGCGTGGGGTTTTTTGGTTTTGCTTATTTTGCGCAACACCCAACAATGGCTGCAGGCGTGAATGCGCAACCAGAAACGGTGTTTATTGAGTTGGCCAAGCAATTATTTAATCCATGGTTGGCAGGTTTGTTTTTGGCGTCGATCTTGGCGGCGGTGATGAGTACTTTGTCGTGCCAACTATTGGTCTGTTCGAGCGCCTTGACCGAAGACATTTATAAGAGCTTTTTACGCAAACAAGCTTCGCAAAATGAATTGGTGTGGTTTGGCCGCGCCATGGTGCTGCTTATTTCCTTGGTGGCGATTGGTTTGGCGTCTAATCCAAATAGCCAAGTGTTAAAAATGGTGAGTTATGCTTGGGCTGGTTTTGGCGCGGCATTTGGGCCAGTGATTATTTTGTCCTTATTGTGGCAAGGTATGACGCGTAATGGCGCTTTGGCTGGGATTGTCGTTGGCGCGCTTACTGTTTTGATTTGGAAGCAATACGCTTGGTTTGGTTTGTATGAAATTGTTCCGGGCTTTGTGTTGTCGACCTTGGCGGTGGTGTTGGTGAGTAAACTAGGTCAGCCGGTTTCGGCAGAAATACGTGCGGGTTTTGCTGCGGTGAATGCCATTATGCGGCAAAGTCGTGATGGTGCTTAG
- a CDS encoding ATP-binding protein translates to MSTNKIGKVLSCSPESITIIIEELALFEENKDKLQVGRLLKIAQGNHDFTIATIRNIKGITSPSDSGIVWQFQIECQAIGTLVDNLKFDRGSLLLPVPTEYAYIADQITLDILFSADDEHSFSLGYLSMNKKIPFKVDGNRLFSKHIAIVGSTGSGKSCTVARILQDVVGISDGVNLNKVNNSHVVIFDIHDEYSAAFNLGEVKPFSLNRLDVETLNLPYWLMNSEELESIFIESNESNSHNQVSQFKNAVILNKEKHNPSLKDVTYDTPVYFSIKEVYFFIENMNREVVGKLDGEDKPKLLDGTLILERKNHYFKEICTFVPSSTANATKASNGPFYGEFNRFTSRLEAKLTDRRLNFLLEPLKENGKEYTTEDFECLMKQFIGYINKSNVTIIDLSGIPFEVLSITVSLVSRLIFDFCFHYTKLMHGNGKLNDIPVMLVCEEAHNYIPRNNDAAFRAARKSLERIAKEGRKYGLSLMVVSQRPSEVSETIFAQCSNFISLRLTNDADQNYVRRLFPDNSNDITEILPNLTPGECVVVGDAVLLPAVITMQRPNPEPHSQSVKVQDEWQEPWREISFLETLERWRG, encoded by the coding sequence ATGTCTACGAATAAAATTGGAAAAGTGCTTTCTTGCTCTCCAGAGTCAATTACTATTATCATAGAAGAGCTTGCTTTATTTGAAGAGAACAAAGATAAACTTCAAGTTGGTAGACTTCTAAAAATCGCACAAGGCAATCACGACTTCACAATTGCAACTATCAGAAATATAAAAGGCATTACTTCACCTTCAGATAGTGGGATTGTATGGCAATTTCAAATTGAATGCCAAGCGATTGGAACCCTTGTTGATAATCTAAAATTTGACAGGGGTAGTTTACTACTTCCCGTTCCTACAGAATATGCATATATTGCAGATCAAATAACACTTGATATCCTTTTCTCTGCCGATGATGAGCATAGCTTTTCATTGGGTTATTTATCTATGAATAAAAAAATCCCCTTTAAAGTGGATGGAAATAGATTATTCAGTAAGCACATTGCAATAGTTGGTTCAACAGGCTCAGGAAAATCATGCACTGTTGCAAGAATTCTGCAAGATGTAGTGGGCATTTCTGATGGGGTGAATTTAAATAAAGTCAACAACTCGCACGTAGTAATTTTTGACATACATGACGAATACTCTGCAGCTTTTAATTTAGGCGAAGTAAAACCATTTTCATTAAATAGACTTGATGTTGAAACGTTAAATCTACCGTATTGGTTAATGAACTCTGAAGAACTAGAAAGCATATTTATTGAGAGTAATGAATCAAACTCTCACAATCAAGTAAGCCAATTCAAAAATGCCGTTATACTTAACAAAGAAAAACACAACCCAAGTCTTAAAGATGTAACTTATGATACTCCAGTTTATTTTTCAATAAAAGAGGTGTATTTCTTTATTGAAAACATGAACAGAGAAGTTGTTGGAAAACTTGACGGAGAGGACAAACCAAAACTCTTGGATGGTACGTTAATACTCGAAAGAAAAAATCATTACTTCAAAGAAATTTGTACATTCGTCCCATCTTCTACAGCAAATGCAACAAAAGCGTCCAATGGCCCATTCTACGGAGAGTTCAATCGATTCACTTCTCGTCTTGAAGCAAAGCTAACAGACCGTCGTCTTAATTTTTTATTAGAACCATTAAAAGAAAATGGTAAAGAATACACAACAGAAGACTTTGAATGTTTAATGAAACAATTCATAGGCTATATCAACAAATCTAATGTCACCATTATTGATTTAAGCGGTATACCTTTTGAGGTGTTGAGTATTACTGTTAGTTTAGTTTCTAGATTAATTTTTGATTTTTGCTTTCATTATACAAAGCTTATGCACGGCAATGGTAAACTTAATGACATACCGGTTATGCTTGTTTGTGAAGAAGCACATAATTACATTCCTCGAAACAATGATGCTGCATTTCGAGCGGCAAGGAAGTCATTAGAGCGAATTGCAAAAGAAGGTCGAAAGTATGGATTGAGCTTGATGGTAGTTAGCCAACGACCTTCCGAAGTTTCGGAAACTATTTTTGCACAATGCAGTAATTTTATATCCCTGCGTTTAACTAACGATGCAGACCAAAATTATGTACGCCGGCTCTTCCCTGACAATTCAAATGATATCACTGAAATTTTGCCAAATTTAACTCCGGGGGAATGCGTTGTTGTTGGCGATGCCGTGTTATTACCTGCAGTCATTACAATGCAACGTCCAAATCCTGAGCCACACTCTCAAAGCGTAAAAGTACAAGATGAATGGCAAGAACCTTGGCGTGAAATTTCATTTTTGGAGACATTAGAACGTTGGAGAGGATGA
- a CDS encoding glutathione peroxidase — protein MQSIYDFSVTTLSGQVQPMADFRGQVLLIVNVASACGFTPQYADLQQLYQQYRERGLQVLGFPCNQFGGQEPGSSAEIAQFCQLRFAVDFPMFAKVEVNGPRAEPLFTYLKQQQAGFLHLGRIHWNFTKFLVDREGRVVGRFAPYQKVSALVAQVESLLGK, from the coding sequence ATGCAAAGTATTTATGATTTTTCTGTCACAACATTGTCAGGTCAAGTGCAGCCGATGGCGGATTTTCGTGGTCAGGTGTTGCTGATTGTGAATGTGGCTAGTGCCTGTGGGTTTACGCCGCAATATGCCGATTTGCAGCAGCTCTATCAGCAGTATCGCGAGCGCGGTTTGCAGGTGTTGGGCTTTCCGTGTAATCAGTTTGGCGGGCAAGAGCCCGGTAGTTCGGCGGAAATTGCGCAGTTTTGCCAATTGCGCTTTGCGGTTGATTTTCCGATGTTTGCCAAGGTTGAGGTGAATGGGCCTCGGGCTGAGCCGCTCTTTACTTACTTAAAGCAGCAGCAGGCTGGGTTTTTGCACTTGGGGCGGATTCATTGGAATTTCACCAAGTTTTTAGTTGATCGTGAAGGGCGGGTGGTGGGCCGATTTGCGCCGTATCAAAAAGTCAGCGCTTTGGTGGCGCAAGTTGAAAGCTTGCTCGGTAAATAA
- a CDS encoding DUF1289 domain-containing protein, which yields MNQAKERPDTPCVAVCSTGMGDDVCQGCQRTMLEVAHWVMLSDAEKEPIWQRLEQYWADKGQVPPWQLRGK from the coding sequence ATGAATCAGGCAAAAGAGCGCCCAGATACGCCGTGTGTCGCGGTATGCTCAACGGGAATGGGCGATGATGTTTGCCAAGGTTGTCAGCGCACCATGCTCGAAGTGGCGCATTGGGTGATGCTCAGCGACGCTGAAAAAGAGCCGATCTGGCAGCGTTTAGAGCAATATTGGGCCGATAAGGGGCAGGTGCCACCTTGGCAGTTGCGCGGTAAGTGA
- a CDS encoding DUF1294 domain-containing protein, translating into MQNGKLRQWKKDFGFIEIANGERYFVHISTLKRGGIHQPRIGDTIFFTVGKDKQGRSRAQMAASSAEQLAKNQARREAKSAEVKAARFDWVDYLAMGLLPITLLLVLLSPLRWVLLALFVVMSAASFALYALDKKQATRGAWRIPEAVLHFIATLGGWPGAWAAQQVYRHKTQKGIFRVMFCLSMLINLVGLGELMISSVAHWF; encoded by the coding sequence ATGCAAAACGGCAAGTTACGACAATGGAAGAAAGATTTTGGCTTTATTGAGATCGCCAATGGCGAGCGATATTTTGTGCATATCAGCACCCTCAAGCGCGGCGGCATTCATCAGCCGCGCATTGGCGATACGATATTTTTTACCGTGGGTAAAGATAAGCAAGGCCGCTCGCGCGCGCAAATGGCTGCCAGCAGTGCTGAGCAGTTGGCAAAAAACCAAGCTCGGCGTGAGGCTAAATCAGCAGAAGTGAAGGCTGCGCGCTTTGATTGGGTAGATTATTTGGCGATGGGTTTGCTGCCGATCACCTTGTTATTGGTGTTGTTGTCGCCGCTGCGTTGGGTGTTGTTGGCGTTGTTTGTGGTGATGAGCGCAGCGAGTTTTGCGCTGTATGCCTTGGATAAAAAGCAGGCCACCCGTGGCGCTTGGCGCATTCCTGAAGCGGTGCTGCATTTTATTGCGACACTGGGCGGCTGGCCTGGCGCATGGGCTGCGCAGCAAGTGTATCGACACAAAACCCAAAAAGGCATTTTTCGGGTGATGTTTTGTTTAAGTATGTTGATTAACCTCGTTGGTTTGGGAGAGTTGATGATTTCGAGTGTGGCGCATTGGTTTTAA
- a CDS encoding FIST N-terminal domain-containing protein, whose translation MHIASGYAHGPRPTPQVAIAAVSAAMARGGLSQAGSIYLFLSMHFQHDISNCLRAVTQVTGSFDIFGASAAGVFSDQDWSLDAPAAAALVLPAQMHLPSSTDYFSLAAPNAINSQWLNQGDRRFGGIAGDATGQGAYAIWQQGRPHTGFIQTPLTPRDIIVSQGFQALSPFYTITASNGIMLDSLEHQPAYHTLKPWLNDHPLHHLMAGLNDGTATTWIPVIGVDERKQSVMLAQAAPPSMQLCWGHFDSQSASHDLGLQLMRRLAGKPQPKWALVISGHRRVIAGNGLHEPDWSAIRSALPGVPFAGFYGNGQIVPLAKSNQIVDNSVVIALFD comes from the coding sequence ATGCACATCGCTAGCGGCTACGCCCACGGCCCACGACCCACGCCGCAAGTCGCCATTGCCGCCGTCAGCGCGGCCATGGCACGCGGCGGACTCAGTCAAGCTGGCTCAATTTATCTGTTTTTATCGATGCACTTTCAGCACGATATCAGCAATTGCTTACGGGCGGTCACGCAAGTCACTGGCAGTTTTGATATTTTTGGCGCCAGCGCCGCTGGTGTATTTAGCGATCAAGACTGGTCGCTCGACGCCCCCGCTGCTGCTGCGCTGGTGCTACCCGCACAAATGCATCTCCCGAGCAGTACGGATTATTTTTCGCTGGCCGCACCCAACGCCATCAACTCGCAATGGCTCAATCAAGGTGACCGGCGCTTTGGCGGCATTGCTGGAGACGCCACCGGCCAAGGCGCTTACGCCATCTGGCAACAAGGCCGCCCGCATACGGGATTTATCCAAACCCCGCTCACCCCTCGCGACATCATCGTCTCGCAAGGTTTTCAAGCACTTAGCCCGTTTTACACCATCACCGCCAGCAACGGCATTATGCTCGACAGCCTTGAGCACCAACCCGCTTACCACACACTCAAACCTTGGCTAAACGACCATCCTTTACACCACTTAATGGCAGGCCTGAACGACGGCACCGCCACGACATGGATTCCGGTAATTGGGGTAGATGAGCGCAAGCAATCGGTCATGCTCGCCCAAGCTGCTCCACCTTCGATGCAATTGTGTTGGGGGCATTTTGACAGCCAATCGGCCAGTCATGATCTAGGACTACAACTGATGCGCCGCCTTGCCGGTAAACCGCAACCCAAATGGGCATTAGTCATCTCAGGACACCGCCGAGTCATTGCCGGCAATGGCTTACACGAGCCCGATTGGTCGGCAATTCGCAGCGCCTTACCGGGCGTTCCCTTTGCTGGATTTTACGGCAATGGCCAGATTGTACCGCTCGCCAAAAGCAATCAAATCGTTGACAATAGCGTGGTCATTGCTCTTTTTGACTAA
- a CDS encoding multicopper oxidase family protein → MNRRQFLFSSTASGALLCLPTAWAGMDHSAHHGHEGHGGAAAMPQPLKTVADMPLLPESALPAGQPLQALKVLNSSSANKMAATLTAAAHEVELVPGKKTTMWLYNGQVPGPLIEAFEGDEVEIRFVNQLSQASTIHWHGMPVPPEQDGNPHDAVPAGGEHVYRFKLPKDCAGTYWYHPHPHGDTPEQVYRGLAGLFIVRSKTDPLAGFAEQHWVVSDLKLAADASIPDNTANDWMNGREGQFALVNGQREPVITVAGRQRVRVWNACSARYLRLAIPGQKITVVGSDGGLLEKPRVVEELLLVPGQRAELIVGDGSSAKTTLKALVYNREKMSKVAPEVERVLATLQLTAGPTPKVPATLRKIADFGRAVAMKKVEFSETMSMENGVHSMAFLINGKSYDMNRNDLVSKVSDVEVWEVFNNSHMDHPFHIHGTQFMLLDSELNGKRQDAPYRALQDTINLRPYEKVRLKMVQHDKGLRMYHCHILEHEGQGMMAQVLIK, encoded by the coding sequence ATGAATCGACGTCAGTTTTTATTTAGCTCTACTGCCAGCGGTGCTTTGCTGTGCTTGCCAACGGCTTGGGCTGGTATGGATCACTCCGCGCATCATGGTCATGAAGGTCATGGTGGCGCAGCCGCCATGCCGCAGCCGCTAAAAACCGTGGCCGATATGCCCTTATTGCCCGAGTCGGCCTTGCCTGCGGGCCAGCCATTACAGGCATTAAAAGTTTTAAACAGCAGCAGCGCCAATAAAATGGCCGCCACGCTAACGGCTGCCGCGCATGAGGTTGAGTTAGTGCCTGGTAAAAAAACCACCATGTGGTTGTATAACGGCCAAGTGCCCGGCCCCTTGATTGAAGCGTTTGAAGGCGACGAAGTTGAAATTCGCTTTGTGAATCAGCTATCGCAAGCGTCAACGATTCATTGGCACGGCATGCCGGTGCCGCCAGAGCAAGACGGCAATCCACATGACGCGGTGCCTGCGGGTGGTGAACATGTGTATCGCTTTAAATTGCCAAAAGACTGCGCCGGTACGTATTGGTATCACCCGCACCCGCATGGCGACACGCCTGAGCAGGTGTATCGCGGTTTGGCCGGTTTATTTATTGTGCGTAGTAAAACCGATCCTTTGGCGGGTTTTGCCGAGCAGCATTGGGTGGTTTCTGACCTTAAATTGGCGGCCGATGCGTCGATTCCAGACAACACCGCCAACGATTGGATGAATGGCCGTGAAGGGCAGTTTGCGCTGGTTAATGGCCAGCGTGAGCCAGTGATAACGGTTGCTGGCCGTCAGCGGGTGCGGGTGTGGAATGCTTGCAGTGCGCGCTATTTGCGCTTGGCGATTCCGGGGCAAAAAATCACCGTGGTCGGTAGCGACGGTGGTTTGCTCGAAAAACCACGAGTAGTGGAAGAATTGCTGTTAGTGCCCGGCCAGCGCGCTGAATTGATTGTCGGTGACGGCAGCAGCGCCAAAACCACACTCAAAGCCTTGGTGTATAACCGCGAAAAAATGAGCAAAGTGGCGCCCGAAGTTGAGCGCGTTTTGGCGACGTTGCAATTGACTGCTGGCCCAACGCCCAAAGTGCCCGCGACTTTACGAAAAATCGCTGATTTTGGCCGCGCTGTGGCGATGAAAAAAGTCGAGTTTAGCGAAACCATGAGCATGGAAAATGGCGTGCATAGCATGGCGTTTTTGATCAACGGCAAAAGCTACGATATGAATCGCAATGATTTAGTCAGCAAAGTAAGCGACGTTGAAGTGTGGGAAGTGTTTAATAACTCGCACATGGATCATCCGTTTCATATTCATGGCACGCAATTTATGCTGCTCGACAGCGAGCTAAATGGCAAACGCCAAGATGCACCGTATCGCGCTTTGCAAGACACCATTAATTTACGTCCGTACGAAAAAGTCCGGCTCAAAATGGTGCAGCACGATAAAGGCCTGCGCATGTACCACTGCCATATTTTGGAGCATGAAGGGCAGGGCATGATGGCGCAGGTGCTGATTAAATAA
- a CDS encoding glycosyltransferase family 4 protein, protein MKILIVTDAWEPQVNGVVRTLKQTTAELKKMGHTVELLTPLEFKTIPCPTYPDIRLSILPGSKVKQRIRDFAPDAIHIATEGPLGMAARAYSLKHQLPYTTAYHSRFPEYVQLRFGIPLSVTYAWLRRFHNAAQAVMAPTQVVVKDLTERGIKNVVMWSRGVDLEVFKPGRRDKLHSRTPIFVYVGRVAVEKNVEAFLELDLPGSKWVVGDGPAAAGLKSKFGEQKNIHWLGVLNQAELAEVYSSADVFVFPSKTDTFGLVLLEAMACGCPVAAYPVTGPIDVIGSDGPGALNENLHEACLAALRIDRNEVRRFAERYSWAAASRQFLSHLHPFTPTAQEELRLIEQGAIGE, encoded by the coding sequence ATGAAGATTTTAATCGTCACCGACGCTTGGGAGCCGCAAGTGAATGGCGTGGTTCGCACGCTCAAACAAACCACCGCTGAGCTCAAAAAAATGGGCCACACCGTCGAGCTACTCACGCCGCTGGAATTTAAAACCATTCCTTGCCCGACTTACCCCGATATTCGCCTGTCGATTTTACCGGGCAGCAAAGTCAAGCAACGCATTCGCGACTTTGCCCCCGACGCGATTCATATCGCCACCGAAGGCCCGCTGGGCATGGCCGCTCGCGCCTACAGCTTAAAGCATCAACTGCCCTACACCACGGCGTATCACTCGCGCTTTCCGGAATACGTACAGCTGCGTTTTGGCATTCCATTGAGCGTCACCTACGCTTGGCTACGCCGTTTTCATAATGCCGCGCAAGCGGTGATGGCCCCCACGCAAGTAGTGGTGAAAGACCTCACCGAGCGCGGCATTAAAAACGTCGTCATGTGGTCGCGTGGTGTCGATTTAGAGGTATTCAAACCCGGTCGGCGCGACAAACTGCACTCTCGCACGCCGATTTTTGTTTACGTTGGCCGCGTTGCCGTAGAAAAAAATGTCGAAGCCTTTTTAGAATTAGACTTACCCGGCAGCAAATGGGTGGTCGGCGATGGCCCTGCCGCTGCAGGACTTAAATCCAAATTTGGCGAGCAAAAAAACATTCATTGGTTAGGCGTACTCAATCAAGCTGAATTGGCCGAAGTGTATAGCAGCGCCGATGTGTTTGTGTTCCCAAGCAAAACCGATACTTTTGGCTTGGTATTGCTCGAAGCCATGGCCTGCGGTTGCCCTGTAGCGGCATACCCCGTAACAGGACCAATTGACGTAATTGGTAGCGATGGCCCGGGTGCTTTAAACGAAAATCTACACGAAGCCTGCCTTGCTGCGCTGCGCATTGATCGCAATGAAGTGCGCCGCTTTGCCGAGCGCTATTCATGGGCCGCCGCCAGCCGCCAGTTTTTATCGCACCTGCATCCATTTACGCCAACGGCGCAAGAAGAGCTGCGCCTGATTGAACAAGGGGCGATTGGCGAATAA
- a CDS encoding DUF1841 family protein has product MLFNPSRDEARRFFIQTWQKHLQNQTLADLEAVLVDVLMAHPEYHTYLSIDYLDHDWPPEHGDTNPFLHLSLHLALAEQLSIDQPAGVRQLYQQLHQQQGDAHKALHIMLDCLAEMIWQAQRNQTQPDPAIYLAGIRRHLGLFQ; this is encoded by the coding sequence ATGTTATTTAACCCCAGCCGCGACGAAGCGCGCCGTTTTTTTATTCAAACCTGGCAAAAACACCTACAAAACCAAACGCTCGCCGACTTAGAAGCGGTGCTGGTTGATGTATTGATGGCGCACCCGGAATACCACACTTATTTAAGCATCGATTATCTTGATCACGATTGGCCGCCCGAGCATGGCGACACCAACCCCTTCTTGCACCTGAGTTTGCATCTGGCGCTAGCCGAGCAACTCTCAATCGATCAACCGGCGGGCGTGCGCCAACTGTACCAACAATTGCATCAGCAGCAAGGCGACGCGCACAAAGCGCTACACATCATGCTCGACTGTCTAGCTGAAATGATCTGGCAAGCGCAGCGCAATCAAACGCAGCCCGACCCCGCGATTTACCTAGCCGGCATTCGCCGTCACTTGGGTTTATTCCAATAA
- a CDS encoding 3'-5' exonuclease has product MLNTPLVVLDFETTGLSPAMGARITEVAALRVVNGKVVDKLVTLVNCGVRIPREITQITGITQTMVNTAPKASEVVPALIDFIGSDALAAHNASFDQKFLLAESQHLGLTPRHSHLVCSLLLSRRVLPQMHSHKLGELAKALNIRFNGNAHRAEADAEVTVALITHLLKTLRHQHGCQHIDTALLVQINKQVAAKVPLFLKNRASNTNH; this is encoded by the coding sequence ATGCTCAATACCCCACTCGTGGTTTTAGACTTTGAAACCACCGGCCTATCGCCTGCGATGGGCGCACGCATTACTGAAGTGGCCGCGCTGCGCGTCGTCAACGGCAAGGTGGTGGATAAACTGGTAACACTAGTCAATTGCGGCGTGCGTATTCCACGCGAGATTACCCAAATCACCGGCATCACGCAGACCATGGTGAACACCGCACCTAAAGCCAGCGAGGTCGTTCCGGCGCTAATTGACTTTATCGGCAGCGATGCGCTGGCGGCACATAACGCCAGCTTTGACCAAAAATTTCTGCTGGCCGAAAGCCAACACCTTGGCCTTACGCCGCGCCATTCACACCTAGTTTGCTCGCTCTTGCTGTCACGCCGAGTATTGCCGCAAATGCACAGCCACAAACTGGGCGAACTGGCCAAGGCGCTCAATATTCGCTTTAACGGCAACGCGCACAGGGCCGAAGCCGACGCCGAAGTCACCGTTGCGCTCATCACGCACCTATTAAAAACCCTGCGTCATCAACATGGCTGCCAGCACATCGACACTGCACTCCTTGTGCAAATCAATAAACAAGTCGCTGCCAAAGTGCCATTATTTCTAAAAAACCGTGCATCCAACACCAATCATTAA